The sequence GCGACCGGGAGTTGCCACAAGAACATCAACGCCATTGTTCATGAATCGTACTTGGGGGCCCATGCCAACGCCGCCGAACACCACGGCCCGCTTCAGGCGCATGAAGCGGGAATAGGCAGCCAAGGAGTCCCCGATTTGCACGGCCAATTCGCGCGTTGGGGTCAAGATCAGTGCCCGAGCTGTTCGTGGGGCAGGGCGCATAGGGTTGCAGCCCAGGCGATGCAGGATGGGCAGGGTAAAAGCAGCGGTCTTTCCGGTTCCCGTTTGCGCGAGGCCAAGAACATCACGTCCTTCCAAGGCAGGAGGAATGGCTTTTCCCTGAATGGGAGTTGGTATGGAGTAGCCTTCTTCTTCCAGCGCTTTCAGCAGTCGCGGGTCAAGGCCAAGATCAGAAAATGGGGTCATGGTCGACGGAATTCTTTCAAAACAGGCCGCGCCCTGTCCGCATGCTCATGGCAGAAGGGGGAATGGCCACATAAAAGGGCGCCCCTGGGGCACGCAACCAGCGGGAGGAGAGGGAATTCAAGGCATATCGACGGCCGCCGCTTTGAAGCGGTATGCACATCTGCGCACAATCGCAAAGAATTCCTTGGCAATCACTGCCAAGCCGCCGAGGTGTAGCAGGCTAACAAAGTTTTTGCAATCCTTGATACGGGACAGGCCATTATTTCCGTTCATTAAGGCCCTTCTGGATCTCCAAGAGGCATCCGGAAGGGCCTTCTAAGCATCCCTAGGGTGTTCCGCTATTGCCTTATCGCCCTTTGCCTGTCTCCCGGATCTTCCAGATCAGGGACCGCCACTGTTCACGTGCTTTTTCAATGCTTTTTTCCTTGATATGGCCAAAACCCCGTATTCGCTCCGGAACGGAGGCTATCTCCACGGCAAGATGAAGAGCGTCAGGATGCAGGGAGGTACAGACTTCACGAATATGATGGCGGTATTCAGAAATCAGGGCTCTTTCTGTCCGACGTTCCTTGGTGTAGCCAAAAGGATCAAGCCATGACCCGCGCAGCATCTTCAGGCGGGCGAGGATGTTAAAAACAGCGAAAATCCATGGCCCGAATTCGTATTTGCGGGGCTTGCTTCCCGGACGATTCAGCCAAGCTAGGAGCGGAGGGGCCAAGTGAACGGATACTCTGGCGCTATCTCCGAATGTCTGGCGAAGGCGTTCACGGAATGTGTGGTCTGTATAGAGTCTTGCAACCTCATACTCATCTTTGTAGCTCATGAGTTTTGCTAGGTTGCGGGCCGTAGCCAGCGTCAGTTCCCTTTTATCTGAAATCTGTGCTTCCTGTTTCTCTACCTGCTCCACAAAAGAACAATACTCCTCTGCCCATTTCTCATTTTGCCAATCGGTCAGATGGCGGGTTGCGTTGGCGATGACCGTATCTAGGTCATCTGTATCCTGTTGAGGTTTTCTTCCCCGGTTGGCCACGGACTGGACATAGTCTGGGTCAATGGCAGCTAGGCGACCCCACGCTAAAGCGCGGCGGTTGGCATCTATTGCGACGCCATTGAGCATAATTGCCCGGTCCAGAGCTTCTAGGCTGACGGGGACAAGGCCCTTCTGGACAGCAAAGCCAAGCAGGAAAATATTGGCCATGATGCTGTCGCCCGTCAGGGCTGTCGCCAACTGACCTGCGTTAAGCCGCTGTACATATCCGGCCCCGACACAGGCTTCAAGGATGGACAGGAGACGGTCGCCCTGTACGCTGAAATCTGGATCACGTGTGAAAGATCCGGTCTGGATTTCCAAGGTATTGCAAATAACCTGACTGTACCCGGGACGCAGGGTTCCCAGAGAGTCCGGACTGGTCGCCACAACCATGTCGCAGGCCAACAGGACATCGGCTTGCTCTCTGTCTATACGTGCTTGGTTCAGGGCATCGGGTATCGAGGCAATGCGCACGTGGCTGAGAACGCTCCCCCCCTTTTGCGCAAAGCCCATAAAGTCCAGAACGCTGGCCCCTTTGCCTTCAAGGTGGGCTGCCATGCACAGCAACGCCCCGATTGTCACAACGCCTGTTCCCCCGACGCCGGTGACCAGAATTTCCCATGGTTTCTCAAGGACAGAGGGGCGGTGGGGTACCGGCAGGTTTGCAAGCCTTGCTGCCAGATCCGGTGTCTCGTCCACGCCCTTGGGCTTGCGCAGTTCAGCGCCGCGGATACTGACAAAGCTGGGGCAGAATCCATCGACGCACAGAAAATCCTTGTTACAGGACGATTGGTCGACCTGCCTTTTGCGTCCGGCAGGTGTTTCTACAGGTTGAAGGGACAGGCAATTAGACTGTACACCGCAGTCGCCACACCCCTCGCAGACAGCTTCGTTAATCATCAGTCGTCTTGGTGGATCGGCCAGAAGACCCCGCTTGCGCTTGCGTCGTTTTTCTGCGGCGCACATCTGATCATAGACCAGTACACTTACGCCCCGGTGTGTTGCAAGTTCCCGCTGTACTTGGTTGATATCGCGGCGATGATGGATCGTGACGCCCGGTGCAAAGTTCAGGGTGCGTGGATATTTATCCGGATCATCTGTGACAACCGCAATGCGCCGTACGCCTTCGGCATGAACCAGCCGTGTGATCTGGTCAACGGTCAGATTGCCATCGTGAGGTTGCCCCCCGGTCATGGCAACAGCATCATTGAACAGAATTTTGTAGGTCAGGGTTGTTCCTGCGGCAACAGCCTGTCTGAGGGCCAAGCTGCCGGAGTGAAAAAAGGTACCATCGCCAATATTCTGGAAGACATGAGTACGCAGGCTGAACGGAGCTTGCCCCACCCAGTTCGCACCTTCTCCTCCCATCTGGGTTAGGCCGCCGGTATTCCGGTCCATCCAGCTGGCCATGAAGTGACAACCAATTCCGGCAAAGGCTTTTGCGCCCTCTGGAATCAGTGTCGAGGAGCTGTGCGGGCAGCCAGAACAAAAGTATGGAATTCGACGGATTTCGGACGGTGACTGGCCAGAGCCTGGCGGGGGAGCGATTGTGGCAAGCTTGCCGTTCAGCTGTTCAAGAAGATCAGGAATGTGATGGCCAAGTCGTTGAACAAGGATCGGAGCAATGCGCGATGGCCTTAACTCACCCGATGAGGGGAGAAGGTTTTGCCCTGCACCATCTGTTTTTCCTGTGATCAGGGGGGCATTTCTGTACCCGTACAGGATTGATTTAACCTGTTCTTCAACAAAACTATGCTTTTCTTCAACAACAAGAATTTCACGCAGTCCATGCGCAAAGCGTCGTATTGATTCCGGCTCCAGTGGCCATGTCAGTCCAGGGCACAGAATACGAATGCCGCGCTGTTGAAGATCGTCTATTCCCAGCCCCAGGCGCATCAGGGATTCTTTCAGGTCCGTAAAGGCCTTGCCGGTGGCGATAATGCCAAATACGGCTTGGTCCTGATTGCCAAGGTATCGGTTCAGGGCAGGATTGGCCCGTGCAAAGGCCAGAACAGCTTCTTTTTTGGCAAACTGTCTTTCTTCTAGGCCGGGGCCCGGCATGTCGGGCCAGCGGTAGTGCAGTCCTCCGGGGGGAGCTATAAAATCATCCGGTCTGTAGATGTGCAGATGGTGTGGATTGATATCGACGGAACAGGCGCTTTCCACAGTCTCGGAAATAGCCTTGAAGCCAACCCAGGTCCCGCTGAAGCGGGAGAGGGCCCACCCGTACAGGCCAAATTCCAGGTAGTCCGCTATATTGGCCGGGTGCAAGACCGGTACGTTCCATGATGCAAAGGTCTGCTCGGACTGGAAAGGCATGGATGAGCTGACAGCGCCGTGGTCATCTCCGACCACCAGAAGAACACCCCCGTTTGGGGATGAGCCATACGCCGATCCTATCCTTATGGCATCGCCGGACCGGTCAAGGCCGGGGCCTTTGCCATACCACAGTGAAAAGACGCCCTTGACCCGACCTTCACCACTGCTTTCAACCTGCTGCGTTCCAAGAATGGCAGTGGCTGCCAATTCTTCGTTCACTGCAGGCTGGAAATGGATGCCTGAGGCCAGAAGCAGATTGCGGGCTTGCCAGAGTGCTTGGTCGTATCCTCCCAATGGGCTGCCGCGATACCCTGAGATAAAGCCCTCGGTTTGCAGGCCGGCTTGTAGATCTCGTCTTTTTTGCATCAGGACTAGGCGCACCAAGGCCTGGGTTCCGGTTAGCCACACGCGCCCTTCCGTGCGGTTATAGCGATCTTCAAGCGTGTATTCATGATCAAGTCCGCCAGCGCAGACCTCGGGGCCGGGGTTGTAGGTCATTTCATCCCTCGTGTTATCGTCCCTGTAACGCTTGGAAATCCGTGCGTCCAAAGTCGAATGGTTTTTAATTGTATGCAGAAATCTATTCTATCTTGGGGCGAATAATCAACCTCTCCCCGTTCAGGCGGATTTGTATCCGGCTATGTGTTTTTCTCTCTCATCAGAGACATGCCGGGCATAAAGGTTTCCGATCTGCTTGGTGTGGGGATTTATTGTCTGACGTGCATCCCGGTTTGCAGGGAGTGCCCTGACAGTTTTGTACCGCATTCTGTTGTGAAACAGGAAAACCTATTAGTAACAGTGATTTATAGTGTATTGAGTTTTTGGGGATTTAGACTACCATGCAGCCTCGCCTGTTCGGTGCGGGGATGTTCGTTGGATCCTCTGGTGTGAGTAGGTGTTGCCTTGTTCAGGAATTCAGAAATATGAAAAAATCCCTGTGCGCTTTTGCCGTGTTTGTTTTTATTTGTGCTCTTGGCTTTTCCAGCCTTGGTTTTGCCCGTAACGCTGATGATTCAAGGGACAGCGCTGTCCCTGGGTCTTCGGTACAGGTCGCTGCCTCTGGTAAGGATGCGGCAAAGGGAGCACAGGCCCAGCGTGCGGCAAAAAAAGCACCGTCTCCCGCTGTATCTGGAGAGTGCGCTTGGATTGGCAAGAGAGTCTTGAGTCTTTTGTCCAGGGATGATGTAGATCAAGCCAACCGATTCATGAATTTTTATCGGTTGTTTGGTTGCAAGGAGAACCATATTGGGCCATCTTTTCGTTGTGTGATTTCTGATGCATCTGCGGGAGCCCTGAATGCAGAAGATATGGCTGCCCGGGTTGATCGTTGCTGGAACAGCCCTCTTTAGGTTTGATCTTTGCCCGGTCCGGCTACGCCGTACTGTGCTCTCATAATAGTGCTCGGCTTTCAGTGCCCCGGAACCTTCGTGCTGGTTTCGGGGCTTTTTCAGGGTAAGGGACTTTGGTGCGCGTTTTCTTTGCTGTCCTCGTTGCAGCCTTCGTACACTTCCTTGTCTGGCAAGGGGCCAACGTTACCGTTGTGCCTCCTGATATTGTTGGTGAGCAGGGATTTGACATGCCGATCAATTCCCTGTCTTTCAGCCCGTTTCGTCCGGGGGATGACCCTGTTGAAGGAACATCTGTCAGCATAGACCGCATCAGTCAGGATCTGGAGCTTCTGTCCCATTATACGCGGAATGTACGTCTGTATTCGTCTCGTCTCGGGTTGGAAAATGTTCCCGAGGTCGCACGGAATTATGCCATGTACGTTACAACAGCGGCGTGGCTGTCCGGTGATCTGGTTGAAGACCGGGCTGAGATAGAGCGGGCTATACGGCTTACCTCTGGCAACTGGAATGTACGCTCGCTGTATATTGGCAACGAGGCCCTGCTGCGGGCTGAAATTACAATTGACGAGTTGATAGCCTATCTGCGGGAGACGCGGGGACGTGTGAATGTTCCCGTTTCGACTGGTGAAACATGGGATGTATGGCTGAAATATCCGCAGCTTGTGCGTGAAGTTGACTTTATTGCAGCGCATTTGCTCCCGTACTGGGAAGGTGTGCCTTGGGATCAGGCTGTCAAGGTTGCGTATGAAAGACTGGATGCCCTGAAGCAGGCCTATCCAGGCAAGCGCATCATTGTTGCTGAATTTGGTTGGCCCAGCCAAGGCTACAACTTCAAAGCCGCCGATACGGGACGTCATGTGCAAGCCGAAGTTATTCGTGGCTTTATTCGTGAGGCGCATCGGCGTGGTGTGGAATACAATATCATTGAAGCTTTTGATCAGCCTTGGAAAGTCAATGAAGGTTCAGTTGGGGCTTATTGGGGCATTTTTGATTCCGCACGGAACCTGAAATTTCCTCTGGAAGGGCGTTTTGAGGTTCGGTATGACCGGGTCGCCGTGATCGCCTTGATCATCGGCGCATGCCTGACAATACTTGGCTTGCGTCGCCAAAGGCCAACCCTTCTGCATGCCCTTATCTATGCGCTTGCGGCCAACGGATTTGCGGCTGGTATTGCTTTGGCCGGGGCCTATCCCTTCACGAACTACATGAACTTTGGAACAGGGATCATGTGGTTCATGGGGGTGTTGATGGTTATTCCCCTCGCCATCATGACGTTGGCAAAGGTTAACGAGATTAGCGAGGTTTTGCTTGGTTTAAAGCCAAAACGGCTTGTTCGTGTAGGTCAGGTGCATGGCGATGATGCGTTTTGTCCTAAGGTTTCCATTCATGTGCCGGCTTATCGTGAAAACCCTACTTTGCTGATGCATACCCTGACCACGTGTGCCGACCTTGATTATCCAGACTTTGAGGTTCTGGTGATCATGAACAACACAACGGAATCTATGTATTGGAGACCGGTGGCGGATCATTGCGCATGTTTGAATCGCCAATTGGGTCGTGAAATATTCAAGTTTATTTATTTGCCACGCGTTACTGGATACAAGGCCGGCGCTATGACTATGGCCTATTCCTTTACAGCGCATGACGCTTCCATTATTGCGGTTATTGATGCTGATTATGCGGTTCATCCGCATTGGCTGAGAGATCTTTGCCCCTGTTTCAAAGACCCTGAAATTGCCTTGGTGCAGGCTCCCCAAGACCACAGGGATGCCCATGAGAGTCTCTTCAAGTCAATGATGAACTGGGAGTATGCCGGTTTTTTTGATATCGGCATGGTTCAACGTAATGAAGACAATGCCATTATTGCACATGGAACCATGTTAATGGTGCGGCGTGCGGCCTTTGACGAGGTTGGCGGCTGGTCTACAGATACTATTGTCGAAGATACCGAGCTGGGTCTCCGTTTGTTTGAAGCCGGGTACGAAGCGGCATACACAAATCGGCGATACGGCTGGGGGATGTTGCCTGACACTTTTGATGCCTTCAAAAAACAGCGCCATCGCTGGGCGTATGGTGCTGTGCAAATCATCAAAAAGCATCGCCGGCATATGATGCCGAACTCCAAGACACTGACACCACAGCAGCGGCGGCAGTTTATAGCAGGGTGGATCTTTTGGCTTTCTGATGCGCTTGGCGTTATGGTGGCCATGTTGAATCTTGTTTGGGTTCCCATGATCGTTTTTGTCGGCATGGTTCTTCCCATGATGTCCTTGACGATTCCTATACTGACCAGTTTTGCGATTAATATCCTCCACTGCTTTCTTCTTTATAGAAAGCGTGTAAGAGCGGCGGTGCCAGAAATTTTTGGAGCGGCTATT comes from Haematospirillum jordaniae and encodes:
- a CDS encoding glycosyltransferase family 2 protein → MRVFFAVLVAAFVHFLVWQGANVTVVPPDIVGEQGFDMPINSLSFSPFRPGDDPVEGTSVSIDRISQDLELLSHYTRNVRLYSSRLGLENVPEVARNYAMYVTTAAWLSGDLVEDRAEIERAIRLTSGNWNVRSLYIGNEALLRAEITIDELIAYLRETRGRVNVPVSTGETWDVWLKYPQLVREVDFIAAHLLPYWEGVPWDQAVKVAYERLDALKQAYPGKRIIVAEFGWPSQGYNFKAADTGRHVQAEVIRGFIREAHRRGVEYNIIEAFDQPWKVNEGSVGAYWGIFDSARNLKFPLEGRFEVRYDRVAVIALIIGACLTILGLRRQRPTLLHALIYALAANGFAAGIALAGAYPFTNYMNFGTGIMWFMGVLMVIPLAIMTLAKVNEISEVLLGLKPKRLVRVGQVHGDDAFCPKVSIHVPAYRENPTLLMHTLTTCADLDYPDFEVLVIMNNTTESMYWRPVADHCACLNRQLGREIFKFIYLPRVTGYKAGAMTMAYSFTAHDASIIAVIDADYAVHPHWLRDLCPCFKDPEIALVQAPQDHRDAHESLFKSMMNWEYAGFFDIGMVQRNEDNAIIAHGTMLMVRRAAFDEVGGWSTDTIVEDTELGLRLFEAGYEAAYTNRRYGWGMLPDTFDAFKKQRHRWAYGAVQIIKKHRRHMMPNSKTLTPQQRRQFIAGWIFWLSDALGVMVAMLNLVWVPMIVFVGMVLPMMSLTIPILTSFAINILHCFLLYRKRVRAAVPEIFGAAIAAMSLQLVVGRAVYTGLVKDNLPFIRTEKGRNSDQVSAQSQSRFRDSPVFGESILGCCLLVAASVLFIMNPLDIMEQDVFAATVAVQAIPFLSAVIMRWIEKKGAGTQIPPVVDTLNPAVIAVTEERDEMVV
- a CDS encoding indolepyruvate ferredoxin oxidoreductase family protein, yielding MTYNPGPEVCAGGLDHEYTLEDRYNRTEGRVWLTGTQALVRLVLMQKRRDLQAGLQTEGFISGYRGSPLGGYDQALWQARNLLLASGIHFQPAVNEELAATAILGTQQVESSGEGRVKGVFSLWYGKGPGLDRSGDAIRIGSAYGSSPNGGVLLVVGDDHGAVSSSMPFQSEQTFASWNVPVLHPANIADYLEFGLYGWALSRFSGTWVGFKAISETVESACSVDINPHHLHIYRPDDFIAPPGGLHYRWPDMPGPGLEERQFAKKEAVLAFARANPALNRYLGNQDQAVFGIIATGKAFTDLKESLMRLGLGIDDLQQRGIRILCPGLTWPLEPESIRRFAHGLREILVVEEKHSFVEEQVKSILYGYRNAPLITGKTDGAGQNLLPSSGELRPSRIAPILVQRLGHHIPDLLEQLNGKLATIAPPPGSGQSPSEIRRIPYFCSGCPHSSSTLIPEGAKAFAGIGCHFMASWMDRNTGGLTQMGGEGANWVGQAPFSLRTHVFQNIGDGTFFHSGSLALRQAVAAGTTLTYKILFNDAVAMTGGQPHDGNLTVDQITRLVHAEGVRRIAVVTDDPDKYPRTLNFAPGVTIHHRRDINQVQRELATHRGVSVLVYDQMCAAEKRRKRKRGLLADPPRRLMINEAVCEGCGDCGVQSNCLSLQPVETPAGRKRQVDQSSCNKDFLCVDGFCPSFVSIRGAELRKPKGVDETPDLAARLANLPVPHRPSVLEKPWEILVTGVGGTGVVTIGALLCMAAHLEGKGASVLDFMGFAQKGGSVLSHVRIASIPDALNQARIDREQADVLLACDMVVATSPDSLGTLRPGYSQVICNTLEIQTGSFTRDPDFSVQGDRLLSILEACVGAGYVQRLNAGQLATALTGDSIMANIFLLGFAVQKGLVPVSLEALDRAIMLNGVAIDANRRALAWGRLAAIDPDYVQSVANRGRKPQQDTDDLDTVIANATRHLTDWQNEKWAEEYCSFVEQVEKQEAQISDKRELTLATARNLAKLMSYKDEYEVARLYTDHTFRERLRQTFGDSARVSVHLAPPLLAWLNRPGSKPRKYEFGPWIFAVFNILARLKMLRGSWLDPFGYTKERRTERALISEYRHHIREVCTSLHPDALHLAVEIASVPERIRGFGHIKEKSIEKAREQWRSLIWKIRETGKGR